A genomic window from Pirellulales bacterium includes:
- a CDS encoding Hsp70 family protein, giving the protein MEFLPGHTVGIDLGTTFSTIAHLNPEGVPVPLANDDGDVETPSLVLLAETGHVIVGPSRMRAAMEDPDHVVERVKREMGNVEYKRTFDGREITPEFLSALILKKLKQDASAKIGEVSNAVITVPYYFNDSRRKATQDAGRIAGMNVIDIINEPTAATLAYAWHRGELGASSVKFDKPRMALVYDLGGGTFDVTLVRYTPTHFQVLATDGDVHLGGIDWNDRLLDFVAEEFKTRYGSDPRESKRTVQVLRNDCDLAKIALSAHAETTINCRHEGKTITVRISRRQFEDMTADLLQRTIDTLMLVLEQGQATPADLDAIVLVGGSTLMPLVSERIEAVTGVKPYRDLSPFTAVAQGAAIHAAILEAKFRGGQSDIAEKVRKHLAAIKQDEVNSHGLGVAARHPRTGQLVNHVMIPRNTKLPVEVSQTFLTNQDHQQRVSVKVMEGDAPDPAACSLIGNCRITDLPANLPKGSPIEVTYSFDQAGRIRVRARDKTGGREAAIDIERRGGLDDQQIDGFTKLASEYKVE; this is encoded by the coding sequence ATGGAATTTCTTCCCGGCCACACGGTGGGTATCGATCTCGGCACCACCTTCTCGACCATCGCGCATTTGAACCCCGAGGGGGTACCCGTCCCGCTGGCCAACGACGATGGCGACGTGGAAACCCCCAGTCTCGTCCTGCTGGCCGAGACGGGGCACGTCATCGTAGGCCCCAGTCGCATGCGGGCCGCGATGGAAGACCCCGACCATGTCGTCGAACGCGTCAAGCGCGAGATGGGCAATGTCGAGTACAAGCGCACCTTCGACGGCCGCGAGATCACGCCCGAGTTCCTCTCGGCGCTGATTCTCAAGAAGCTCAAGCAGGACGCCAGCGCCAAGATCGGCGAAGTCTCGAACGCCGTCATCACGGTGCCCTACTACTTCAACGACTCGCGGCGCAAGGCGACGCAAGACGCGGGTCGCATCGCGGGCATGAACGTGATCGACATCATCAACGAGCCCACCGCGGCCACGCTGGCCTATGCCTGGCATCGCGGAGAGCTCGGCGCCTCGAGTGTCAAGTTCGACAAGCCGCGGATGGCTTTGGTCTACGATCTCGGCGGGGGCACGTTCGACGTCACGCTCGTGCGTTACACGCCCACGCATTTCCAGGTGCTGGCGACCGACGGCGACGTCCACCTCGGCGGCATCGACTGGAACGACCGCCTGCTCGACTTCGTGGCCGAGGAGTTCAAGACCCGCTACGGTTCGGATCCGCGCGAGTCGAAGCGCACCGTGCAGGTGTTGCGCAACGACTGCGATCTCGCCAAGATCGCCCTGTCAGCCCATGCCGAGACCACGATCAATTGCCGGCACGAAGGCAAGACCATCACGGTCCGGATCTCTCGCCGCCAGTTCGAAGACATGACGGCCGATCTGCTGCAGCGCACCATCGACACGCTGATGCTCGTGCTCGAGCAGGGCCAGGCCACGCCGGCCGATCTCGACGCGATCGTGCTCGTGGGGGGCTCGACGCTCATGCCGCTGGTGTCCGAACGGATCGAAGCAGTCACGGGCGTCAAACCCTACCGCGATCTGTCCCCCTTTACCGCCGTGGCCCAGGGCGCGGCGATTCATGCCGCGATCCTCGAAGCCAAGTTTCGCGGCGGCCAGAGCGATATTGCCGAAAAAGTGCGCAAGCACCTAGCCGCCATCAAGCAGGACGAGGTGAATTCGCACGGGCTGGGGGTGGCGGCCCGACATCCGCGGACGGGCCAGCTCGTCAACCATGTGATGATCCCCCGCAATACCAAGCTGCCGGTCGAGGTCAGCCAGACGTTTCTCACGAACCAGGACCACCAGCAGCGCGTGAGCGTCAAGGTGATGGAAGGGGATGCCCCCGACCCGGCTGCCTGCTCGTTGATCGGCAATTGCCGCATCACCGACCTGCCGGCCAACCTGCCGAAGGGTTCGCCCATCGAAGTGACCTACTCCTTCGATCAGGCCGGACGCATTCGCGTGCGGGCCCGCGACAAGACCGGGGGGCGCGAGGCCGCTATCGATATCGAACGCCGCGGCGGGCTCGACGATCAACAGATCGATGGCTTCACCAAGCTGGCCAGTGAATACAAAGTCGAATAG
- a CDS encoding peptidylprolyl isomerase: protein MRMALRCLALSGCLLMVTGCSSEKIEPAAAPEGTTSPAKEAKRPESRRLSREEQKHPKVVVATNQGKFTLQLDAEKAPITVANFLEYVDRGFYDGTVFHQVSAGYVVQGGGYDEKFAEKSAGPAIRNEAHNGLSNRRGTISMARAADLIDSSTSQFFINLGDNNALDHQSAEADGYGYCVFGQVIEGLETVDQIGNSPADAGRPNTAVRIESMRRLR from the coding sequence ATGCGGATGGCATTGCGATGTCTGGCGTTGAGCGGCTGCTTGTTGATGGTGACAGGCTGTTCATCGGAAAAGATCGAACCGGCCGCCGCGCCCGAGGGCACCACCAGTCCGGCGAAGGAGGCGAAGCGTCCCGAATCGCGCCGCCTGTCGCGCGAGGAGCAGAAGCATCCCAAGGTGGTCGTCGCCACGAACCAGGGGAAGTTCACCCTGCAGCTCGACGCCGAGAAAGCGCCGATCACCGTGGCGAACTTTCTCGAGTACGTCGATCGGGGCTTCTACGACGGCACGGTCTTCCACCAGGTTTCGGCCGGCTATGTCGTGCAAGGCGGAGGGTACGATGAGAAGTTCGCGGAGAAGTCCGCGGGTCCGGCCATTCGCAACGAAGCGCACAACGGTCTGTCGAATCGTCGCGGCACGATCTCCATGGCCCGCGCCGCCGACCTGATCGACAGCTCGACTTCGCAATTCTTCATCAACCTGGGAGACAATAATGCGCTCGATCACCAGAGCGCCGAGGCCGATGGCTATGGCTATTGCGTCTTCGGTCAGGTGATCGAAGGGCTCGAGACGGTCGATCAGATCGGCAACTCGCCGGCCGATGCGGGACGACCGAACACTGCCGTGCGCATCGAATCGATGCGCCGCTTACGCTAG
- a CDS encoding carbon storage regulator has translation MLVLSRKPNETIHIGNDITLVVLDVRGNRVCLGIEAPSQVVIRRGELEPHSELAVGRTTNERSALLPVG, from the coding sequence ATGCTGGTCTTGAGTCGCAAGCCCAACGAAACGATTCATATCGGTAACGACATCACGCTGGTCGTGCTCGACGTGCGCGGCAACCGCGTTTGTCTGGGCATCGAGGCGCCGTCGCAGGTGGTGATTCGCCGCGGCGAGTTGGAACCGCACAGCGAGTTGGCCGTTGGGCGGACGACGAACGAGCGGTCCGCGCTCTTGCCCGTCGGTTAA
- a CDS encoding response regulator transcription factor, with protein MSKARLLIVEDDRPLSEVLAYNLRQAGYEIAVASDGRDGLRQAEVMVPDLVVLDLMLPLIDGLEVCRRLRYQPATQNMLILMLTAKAEEADEVVGLSLGADDYMTKPFSVRVLVERVHALLRRRHTTPDHHDVASSHGIVIDRRRHRVTAENLPVDLTRSEFRLLDCLVRQPGRAFNRSELINAAVGEDSLVMERTIDVHIRALRQKLGDYAELIETVRGVGYRFRDEAP; from the coding sequence ATGTCGAAAGCTCGCTTGCTCATCGTCGAAGACGATCGCCCCCTGTCGGAGGTGCTGGCCTACAACCTGCGCCAGGCCGGTTATGAGATCGCCGTCGCCAGCGACGGCCGCGATGGCCTGCGCCAGGCCGAGGTCATGGTGCCCGACCTGGTCGTCCTCGATCTCATGCTCCCGCTGATCGATGGGCTGGAGGTGTGCCGCCGGCTGCGCTATCAGCCCGCCACGCAGAACATGCTCATCCTGATGCTCACCGCCAAGGCCGAAGAGGCGGACGAAGTCGTGGGCCTGTCGCTCGGGGCTGACGATTACATGACGAAACCCTTCAGCGTGCGCGTGCTCGTCGAGCGCGTCCACGCCCTGCTCCGCCGACGACACACCACGCCTGATCATCACGACGTCGCCTCGAGTCACGGCATCGTGATCGATCGCCGCCGGCACCGCGTGACGGCCGAAAATCTGCCGGTCGACCTGACGCGCAGCGAGTTCCGCCTGCTCGATTGTCTCGTGCGGCAGCCGGGCCGAGCCTTCAACCGCTCGGAATTGATCAATGCCGCCGTCGGCGAGGACAGCCTGGTGATGGAGCGCACGATCGACGTCCACATTCGCGCGCTGCGGCAGAAGCTCGGCGACTATGCCGAGCTGATCGAAACGGTCCGGGGCGTGGGCTACCGCTTCCGCGACGAAGCGCCCTAA
- the phoU gene encoding phosphate signaling complex protein PhoU yields the protein MSKHLQRDLEKLQRQLLALSSSVEEMINKACRALLHKQSNLAEQVVHSDNTIDQQEVAIEEECLKILALHQPVAIDLRRTATAMKVNNDLERIADLAVNIAERALCLAVHPELDIPATLHQMAELSTAMVRDALDSLVRLDVQLARQVCSRDERVDAFNREVIDDLRAEMHTRPETIEAALHLFSAARHIERIADHATNIAEDVIYLVEGEIARHRHDAPAPTPSAR from the coding sequence ATGAGCAAGCACTTGCAACGCGACCTGGAGAAGCTGCAGCGCCAACTGCTGGCGCTCTCCTCGTCGGTCGAAGAAATGATCAACAAGGCCTGCCGCGCGCTGCTGCACAAGCAGTCGAACCTGGCCGAGCAGGTCGTCCACTCAGACAACACGATCGATCAGCAGGAGGTCGCGATCGAGGAGGAGTGCCTCAAGATCCTCGCCCTGCACCAGCCGGTGGCCATCGATCTGCGCCGCACGGCCACCGCCATGAAGGTGAACAACGACCTCGAGCGCATCGCCGACCTGGCGGTCAACATCGCCGAGCGCGCGCTCTGCCTGGCCGTGCATCCGGAGCTGGACATTCCGGCCACGCTGCACCAGATGGCCGAGTTGTCTACCGCCATGGTGCGCGATGCGCTCGACTCGCTGGTGCGGCTCGACGTGCAGCTCGCCCGGCAGGTCTGCTCGCGCGACGAGCGCGTCGACGCCTTCAATCGCGAGGTGATCGACGATCTGCGCGCCGAAATGCACACGCGTCCGGAAACGATCGAAGCCGCGCTGCACCTCTTCTCGGCCGCGCGGCACATCGAGCGCATTGCCGATCACGCCACGAACATCGCGGAAGACGTCATCTACCTGGTCGAGGGGGAAATCGCCCGGCACCGGCACGATGCGCCCGCCCCCACCCCGTCCGCCCGCTAG
- a CDS encoding phosphate ABC transporter ATP-binding protein, with the protein MNPPNDPARHDGPAVPTPRPATARDAGPPVDGPVKIRARDLCVFYGAHQALTNVSLDILEKSVTALIGPSGCGKSTFLRSLNRMNDMVEGCRVTGLAELDGQNIYDRRTDVVELRKRVGMVFQKSNPFPKSIFENIAYGPRLTGIRQKGVLHEIVERSLIRAALWDEVKHRLHESAMRLSGGQQQRLCIARSLATDPEVLLMDEPASALDPSSTARIEDLIFELKAGYTIVIVTHNMQQAARVADQTAFFYHGELVETGRTNDLFTRPSQQRTEDYITGRFG; encoded by the coding sequence ATGAATCCCCCGAACGATCCAGCGCGCCACGACGGTCCCGCGGTCCCCACGCCCCGGCCAGCGACCGCGCGCGATGCGGGCCCGCCGGTGGATGGTCCCGTCAAAATTCGCGCCCGCGATCTGTGCGTCTTCTACGGCGCCCATCAGGCGCTGACGAATGTCTCGCTCGACATTCTCGAAAAATCGGTCACCGCGTTGATCGGTCCCTCGGGTTGCGGCAAGTCGACCTTTCTACGTTCGCTCAACCGCATGAACGACATGGTCGAGGGGTGCCGCGTGACCGGCCTTGCCGAGCTCGACGGCCAGAACATCTACGACCGCCGCACCGACGTGGTCGAGCTGCGCAAGCGGGTCGGCATGGTGTTTCAGAAGTCGAATCCCTTTCCCAAGTCGATCTTCGAGAACATCGCCTACGGCCCGCGCCTGACCGGTATCCGCCAGAAGGGGGTACTGCACGAGATCGTCGAACGCTCGCTGATCCGGGCCGCCCTGTGGGACGAGGTGAAGCATCGCCTGCACGAATCGGCGATGCGTCTGTCGGGAGGCCAGCAGCAACGCTTGTGCATCGCGCGCTCGCTGGCCACCGATCCCGAGGTGCTGCTGATGGACGAGCCGGCCTCGGCGCTCGACCCCTCCTCGACGGCGAGAATCGAGGATCTGATTTTCGAACTCAAGGCCGGCTACACGATCGTCATCGTGACGCATAACATGCAGCAGGCCGCCCGCGTCGCCGACCAGACCGCGTTCTTCTACCACGGCGAACTGGTCGAGACGGGGCGTACAAACGACCTCTTTACGCGTCCCAGCCAACAACGGACCGAAGACTACATCACCGGCCGCTTCGGGTAG
- the pstA gene encoding phosphate ABC transporter permease PstA — translation MTPQTPEPLARRRRLMARAFELACLGATLLSVVLLFVLLGTVLYQGLGSLTWDLLTRLPSRLPERAGIKAAALGSLWLIGLTTLISVPVGVGAAIYLEEYARDGRLRRLIQLNIANLAGVPSIVYGILGLGLFVRALALDRSVISGALTLSLVILPVVILTAQEALRSVPVSIRHASYALGATRWQTIWHQVLPVSIPGILTGVILAVSRALGEAAPLVAVGAVAYVSFVPSGLRDAYTALPIQIFDWSQRPQREFHDLAAAAIIVLLAVLLCLNGIAVYLRQRYGKRVRW, via the coding sequence ATGACGCCTCAAACCCCGGAACCTCTCGCGCGTCGCCGGCGCTTGATGGCGCGGGCCTTCGAGCTGGCCTGTCTCGGCGCGACGCTGCTGTCGGTGGTGCTGCTCTTCGTGCTGTTGGGCACGGTGCTGTACCAGGGACTCGGCTCGCTGACGTGGGATCTCCTGACTCGCCTGCCGTCGAGGTTGCCCGAGCGAGCCGGCATCAAGGCGGCGGCCTTGGGCAGCCTCTGGTTGATCGGGCTGACGACGTTGATCTCCGTGCCGGTGGGCGTCGGCGCCGCGATCTACCTCGAGGAGTACGCGCGCGACGGCCGCCTGCGCCGTTTGATTCAATTGAACATCGCCAATCTCGCCGGTGTCCCGTCGATCGTGTACGGTATTCTCGGCCTGGGATTGTTCGTGCGGGCCCTGGCGCTCGACCGCAGCGTGATCTCGGGAGCGCTCACGCTCTCGCTCGTCATCTTGCCGGTGGTGATCCTGACCGCGCAAGAGGCGCTGCGTTCGGTGCCGGTCTCGATTCGTCACGCGTCGTACGCCTTGGGCGCCACGCGCTGGCAGACGATCTGGCACCAGGTGCTGCCTGTTTCGATCCCGGGTATCCTCACGGGGGTGATCCTGGCGGTCTCGCGGGCGCTGGGCGAGGCGGCCCCACTGGTGGCCGTGGGGGCCGTGGCCTACGTCTCGTTCGTCCCGAGCGGACTGCGCGATGCCTACACGGCGCTGCCCATCCAGATCTTCGACTGGAGCCAGCGACCGCAGCGCGAGTTCCACGATCTGGCGGCGGCGGCGATCATCGTGTTGCTGGCCGTGTTATTGTGTTTGAATGGAATCGCGGTCTATCTTCGTCAACGCTATGGTAAACGCGTCCGCTGGTAA
- the pstC gene encoding phosphate ABC transporter permease subunit PstC, producing MALTLGACAGISVLTTVGVVVVLLVESIPFFRDVSIVEFLIGTKWTPLLKPQHFGILPLLCGTMWIAVGSGLFALPLGLATAVYLSEYARPGIRDLVKPALEILAGIPSVVYGYFAVVAVSPLIRWIFPQADVFNVVSASVVVGIMILPMIVSLSEDVLRAVPRALREGAYALGSTKLDVTVRVVVPSAASGIMASFLLALSRAIGETMAVTLAAGATPQLTLNPLDSVQTMTAYIVQISQGDTPAGTIEYRTIFVVGLALFVLTLGMNVLAQYILSRFREVYE from the coding sequence ATCGCCCTCACGCTCGGCGCCTGCGCCGGCATCTCGGTGCTGACGACCGTCGGTGTGGTGGTCGTCTTGCTCGTCGAGTCGATCCCCTTCTTCCGCGACGTCTCGATCGTCGAGTTTCTCATCGGCACGAAGTGGACGCCGCTGTTGAAGCCGCAGCATTTCGGCATCCTGCCCTTGCTGTGCGGCACGATGTGGATCGCCGTCGGGTCCGGCTTGTTCGCCTTGCCGTTGGGACTGGCCACGGCCGTGTATCTGAGCGAGTACGCGCGGCCGGGCATCCGCGACCTGGTGAAGCCCGCGCTCGAGATTCTCGCCGGCATTCCCTCGGTCGTGTACGGCTACTTTGCCGTGGTCGCCGTCTCGCCCCTCATTCGCTGGATCTTTCCACAGGCCGACGTCTTCAATGTCGTCAGCGCGAGCGTCGTGGTGGGCATCATGATATTGCCGATGATCGTCTCGCTCAGTGAAGACGTGCTCCGCGCCGTCCCGCGAGCCTTGCGCGAGGGGGCCTACGCCCTCGGCTCCACCAAGCTCGACGTAACGGTCCGCGTCGTCGTTCCCTCGGCGGCGTCGGGCATCATGGCTTCGTTTCTGCTGGCCCTGTCGCGCGCCATCGGCGAGACGATGGCCGTCACGCTGGCCGCCGGGGCCACGCCGCAGCTCACGCTGAACCCGCTCGACAGCGTCCAGACGATGACCGCGTACATCGTGCAGATCAGCCAGGGGGATACGCCCGCCGGCACCATCGAGTACCGCACGATCTTCGTCGTCGGCCTCGCGCTCTTCGTGCTGACGCTCGGCATGAACGTACTGGCCCAGTACATCCTGTCGCGTTTTCGCGAGGTGTACGAATGA
- a CDS encoding PstS family phosphate ABC transporter substrate-binding protein: MSASPESRLDRQRHWFAGLGAAACLLVVALLLTGCGGSGNATTIRIDGSSTVFPITEAVAEEFRGEQPHTRVTVGFSGTGGGFKKLIASEIDICNASRPINQKEVDACKEHGIELFDLRVAFDGLAVVVNPGNDWVECLSVELLRELWRPESGVKLWSDLNPTWPKEEIKLYGPGTDSGTFTYFTEVIVGEAGSSRADYTPSENDNMLVSGIEADKHALGYFGMAYYEENREKLKLLGIDGGKGCMKPSTETVLNGAYAPLSRPLYLYIRKSALQRPEVVEFLQFYLAHAAELATEVGYVSAPDDVAQENQQVLDAAIKAVGAAKSP; the protein is encoded by the coding sequence ATGTCCGCTTCGCCGGAATCGCGTCTCGATCGCCAACGACACTGGTTCGCCGGGCTGGGCGCAGCAGCCTGTCTGCTCGTCGTCGCGCTCTTGCTGACAGGATGCGGAGGAAGTGGCAACGCCACCACGATTCGCATTGACGGGTCGAGCACGGTCTTCCCGATCACCGAGGCCGTGGCCGAGGAGTTTCGTGGCGAACAACCCCATACTCGCGTCACCGTGGGATTCTCGGGCACGGGGGGGGGCTTCAAGAAGCTGATCGCCAGCGAGATCGACATCTGTAACGCCTCGCGTCCCATCAATCAGAAGGAAGTCGACGCCTGCAAGGAACATGGCATCGAGCTTTTCGACCTGCGGGTTGCCTTCGATGGCCTGGCCGTCGTCGTGAATCCTGGGAACGATTGGGTCGAGTGCCTGAGTGTCGAACTGCTGCGCGAGCTATGGCGCCCGGAGAGTGGCGTGAAGCTCTGGAGCGATCTCAATCCCACCTGGCCCAAGGAAGAGATCAAGCTCTACGGCCCCGGCACCGATAGCGGCACATTCACCTACTTCACCGAAGTGATCGTCGGCGAAGCAGGTTCCTCGCGTGCCGATTACACCCCCAGCGAAAACGACAACATGCTCGTCAGTGGCATCGAGGCGGACAAGCACGCGTTGGGCTACTTCGGCATGGCCTACTACGAGGAAAACCGCGAGAAGCTGAAGCTTCTGGGCATCGATGGTGGCAAGGGTTGCATGAAACCATCCACCGAGACGGTGCTCAATGGCGCGTATGCGCCTTTGTCTCGACCACTTTACTTGTATATCCGCAAGAGCGCGCTCCAGCGTCCCGAGGTGGTCGAATTCCTGCAGTTCTACCTGGCGCATGCCGCCGAACTTGCTACCGAGGTTGGCTACGTGTCGGCCCCCGACGACGTGGCCCAGGAGAATCAACAAGTTCTCGATGCCGCGATCAAGGCGGTCGGCGCGGCGAAGAGCCCCTAA
- a CDS encoding HAMP domain-containing protein, giving the protein MRSSALFWKLFLAFAGLNVLSAVAFVVVLSDAQNDQVTTQVQHDLHDTALVLRSRVAELLAPSDAASLQELVRQLGQEAQLRLTVIDENGSVLADSDGAVDQMENHNSRPEIVEARATGIGHSRRESATLGTSMFYHALRIGDVAQPRGFVRVAVPLAVLDAQLADTKRLIWSVAAGVSVVGLLLTYWIVGRILQPIAALRAAAEAIAAGDYQHRAYVTSHDELGKLADGFNQMSAELARQMNQLREGSDRLGTLLGSMAEGVIAVDDRQRILFINPAARDLLGLARQDPVGSPLLAAVRQHTLHEVVQSALARGHAVEAEFETATPAQRSLAVRASRLPGEPTPGVVLVLRDVSELRRLEKLRQEFVANVSHELKTPLSSIKAYTETLLGGALADPQHNVAFLKRIEEQTERLHQLILDLLSLARLEARQQTFEVTTVALSPVIAACINDYALAADDKKIVLERRDQHGDLRVLADEEGLRQILGNLVDNALKYTPEGGGVAITTYTEGEFALLEVSDSGIGIAAEHQDRVFERFYRVDRARSRELGGTGLGLSIVKHLAQAFGGGVGLRSTLGQGSTFFVRLRLA; this is encoded by the coding sequence ATGCGTTCGTCCGCCCTGTTCTGGAAGCTCTTTCTCGCCTTTGCGGGGCTGAACGTCTTGTCGGCGGTCGCCTTCGTCGTGGTCCTGAGCGATGCTCAAAACGATCAAGTCACTACCCAGGTGCAACACGATCTGCACGACACGGCGCTGGTGCTGCGAAGCCGCGTCGCCGAGCTGCTCGCTCCTTCCGACGCCGCCTCGTTGCAAGAGCTCGTGCGGCAACTGGGGCAGGAAGCGCAGTTGCGATTGACCGTCATTGACGAGAACGGCTCCGTGCTGGCCGACTCAGACGGCGCGGTCGACCAGATGGAAAACCACAACTCGCGGCCCGAGATCGTCGAGGCCCGGGCCACGGGGATCGGCCATTCGCGTCGCGAGAGCGCCACGCTCGGCACGTCGATGTTCTATCATGCGCTGCGGATCGGTGATGTGGCGCAGCCGCGCGGCTTCGTGCGTGTGGCGGTCCCCTTGGCGGTGCTCGATGCGCAACTGGCCGACACGAAGCGTCTGATCTGGTCGGTGGCCGCCGGAGTCAGCGTGGTCGGCTTGCTGCTCACCTATTGGATCGTGGGGCGCATTCTGCAACCCATCGCGGCGCTACGCGCGGCGGCCGAAGCGATCGCCGCCGGCGACTATCAACATCGCGCCTACGTCACCAGTCACGACGAGCTGGGCAAGCTGGCCGACGGCTTCAACCAGATGAGCGCCGAACTCGCGCGGCAAATGAATCAATTGCGCGAGGGGAGCGACCGCCTGGGGACGCTGTTGGGCAGCATGGCCGAAGGGGTGATCGCCGTCGACGACCGCCAGCGGATCTTGTTCATCAACCCGGCCGCGCGCGACCTGCTGGGGCTGGCGCGTCAGGATCCCGTCGGCTCCCCCCTCCTGGCGGCCGTGCGGCAACACACCCTGCACGAGGTCGTCCAAAGTGCGCTCGCTCGGGGGCATGCCGTCGAAGCCGAATTCGAAACCGCCACCCCTGCTCAGCGTTCGTTGGCGGTCCGCGCCTCACGGCTGCCGGGCGAACCCACCCCCGGCGTTGTGCTGGTGCTGCGCGACGTCTCCGAACTGCGACGCCTCGAGAAGCTGCGGCAAGAGTTCGTGGCCAACGTCTCGCACGAGTTGAAGACGCCGCTCAGCTCGATCAAGGCCTACACCGAGACCTTGCTCGGCGGCGCGCTGGCCGATCCGCAGCACAACGTGGCGTTCCTCAAACGCATCGAAGAACAGACCGAACGTCTGCATCAGTTGATCCTCGACCTGCTCAGCCTGGCTCGTCTCGAGGCCCGTCAGCAGACGTTCGAAGTCACCACCGTCGCGCTGTCTCCGGTCATCGCGGCTTGCATCAACGACTATGCCCTGGCCGCCGACGACAAAAAGATTGTGCTCGAGCGGCGAGACCAGCATGGCGACCTGCGCGTCCTGGCCGATGAGGAGGGCTTGCGACAGATCTTGGGAAACCTGGTCGACAACGCCCTGAAGTACACGCCCGAAGGGGGAGGCGTCGCGATTACGACCTACACCGAGGGGGAGTTCGCGCTGCTCGAGGTGTCAGACTCCGGCATCGGCATCGCCGCCGAACATCAAGACCGCGTCTTCGAGCGGTTCTATCGGGTCGACCGCGCGCGGTCGCGCGAACTGGGGGGCACGGGGCTGGGACTTTCGATCGTGAAGCATCTGGCCCAGGCCTTCGGCGGCGGCGTGGGCCTGCGCAGTACGCTCGGCCAAGGGAGCACGTTCTTCGTCCGACTGCGACTTGCCTAG
- a CDS encoding diguanylate cyclase, whose product MYVFYVLTIAFANLALGYGTAVYLRRGATAGTLDALASEDATRSPSPITAAAAPAATPQKLSAFESAETIEAASSKSRSALLGETPNATGETVCSSLIQRSVFEEMIAGWRADDPLQERSATLGLIAVDQIAEVRKTQGDDVGDRLMKALADVIDDTIRKPRGTDAATYYDRDRFGFFFGDTTPQEATHAMERLRLSIAQGRYVLGRETITLTASCSAVGMLRGEADELLLARLEFAARQASILGGNRTCLDAGHGPVPIDPIAIDVPERTVLLNP is encoded by the coding sequence GTGTACGTCTTCTACGTCCTGACCATCGCGTTCGCCAACCTGGCCCTGGGCTATGGGACAGCGGTCTACCTGCGTCGCGGCGCGACGGCGGGCACGCTCGATGCACTCGCTAGCGAGGACGCCACGAGATCCCCGTCGCCGATAACCGCCGCGGCGGCACCGGCGGCCACCCCCCAGAAACTATCCGCTTTCGAGTCTGCCGAGACGATCGAGGCGGCCTCGAGCAAGTCTCGATCGGCGCTCTTGGGCGAGACACCAAACGCCACGGGCGAGACGGTCTGCAGCAGCCTCATCCAGCGTTCGGTCTTCGAGGAGATGATCGCCGGCTGGCGCGCCGACGATCCGCTGCAAGAGCGTTCGGCCACGCTGGGGCTCATCGCGGTCGACCAGATCGCCGAGGTGCGCAAGACGCAGGGGGACGACGTGGGCGATCGCCTCATGAAGGCCCTCGCCGACGTGATCGACGACACGATTCGCAAGCCGCGCGGCACCGACGCCGCCACCTATTACGACCGCGATCGCTTCGGCTTCTTCTTCGGCGACACGACACCACAAGAGGCGACCCACGCCATGGAGCGTCTTCGCCTCTCGATCGCGCAGGGCCGTTACGTGCTGGGACGCGAGACGATCACGCTCACCGCCAGTTGCAGTGCCGTCGGCATGCTACGCGGCGAAGCAGACGAACTGTTGCTCGCGCGGCTGGAGTTCGCCGCGCGGCAGGCGTCGATTCTGGGGGGGAATCGCACGTGCCTCGATGCGGGACACGGCCCCGTGCCGATCGACCCGATCGCCATCGACGTGCCCGAGCGCACCGTGCTCTTGAACCCGTAA